The proteins below come from a single Anderseniella sp. Alg231-50 genomic window:
- the ykgO gene encoding type B 50S ribosomal protein L36 has translation MKIRNSLKSLAKRHRANRVVRRRGRLYVINKVNPRFKARQG, from the coding sequence ATGAAAATCCGCAATTCCTTGAAATCACTTGCCAAGCGCCACCGCGCTAACCGCGTTGTTCGCCGCCGTGGCCGTTTGTATGTCATCAACAAAGTCAACCCGCGCTTCAAGGCGCGCCAGGGCTGA
- a CDS encoding LysR substrate-binding domain-containing protein translates to MSYLENIKVFVRVFELGSLSAAGRDQRVSPAVASNRIRELEKYLGVRLFNRTTRKLTPTEHGRVFYDGTVKVLEAVREAEAAVADISGNPKGVIHVTAPLGIGKRLIAPLIPEFQNTYPDVQVRLRLSDRLVDITTEAMDVAFRLGIIEDSNLRMRGLMECKRVICAAPDYIENRGAPSQAEDLLSGDHNCLLLRFPGSKEFYWTLRMPDGPARLEVTGQFDSDDGDVLIEWALQGHGIINRPEFEIAGHLRAGRLVPLLTDTPPVDAQLACLYPHKRFQDPKVRLFIEFSAQRCQDRIRELLGSDPAGEIQNR, encoded by the coding sequence ATGTCGTACCTGGAGAACATCAAGGTCTTCGTCCGCGTCTTCGAGCTGGGCAGCCTGTCGGCCGCCGGCCGTGACCAGCGGGTGTCGCCTGCCGTTGCCAGCAACCGCATTCGCGAACTGGAGAAGTATCTTGGCGTACGGCTGTTCAACCGCACGACGCGCAAACTGACGCCGACCGAGCACGGCCGCGTGTTCTATGATGGAACGGTGAAGGTGCTGGAGGCCGTCAGGGAAGCGGAGGCTGCCGTTGCCGACATTTCCGGCAATCCGAAAGGCGTCATTCATGTCACCGCCCCACTGGGTATCGGCAAGCGCCTGATTGCGCCATTGATCCCGGAATTCCAGAACACATACCCGGACGTGCAGGTGCGCCTGCGGCTGTCAGACCGTCTTGTCGACATAACCACCGAGGCCATGGATGTGGCGTTCAGGCTCGGTATCATCGAGGATTCCAACCTGCGCATGCGCGGCCTGATGGAGTGCAAACGTGTGATATGCGCAGCACCGGATTATATCGAAAACCGCGGCGCTCCATCGCAGGCCGAGGACCTGCTCAGCGGCGATCACAATTGCCTGCTGCTCCGGTTTCCCGGCTCGAAGGAATTCTACTGGACGTTGCGGATGCCGGACGGTCCGGCACGCTTAGAAGTAACGGGACAGTTTGATTCCGACGACGGAGATGTGCTGATCGAGTGGGCGCTGCAGGGCCACGGCATCATCAACCGGCCGGAGTTCGAGATTGCCGGTCATCTGCGCGCGGGCCGGCTGGTGCCGCTGCTGACAGACACCCCGCCTGTCGATGCACAACTTGCCTGCCTGTATCCGCACAAGCGGTTTCAGGATCCCAAGGTAAGGCTGTTCATCGAATTTTCGGCCCAACGCTGCCAGGACCGGATTCGCGAACTGCTGGGATCAGACCCTGCAGGTGAAATACAAAACCGATGA
- a CDS encoding urate hydroxylase PuuD, with protein MFEYPIVWEWLSFAVRWLHVITAIAWIGSSFYFIALDLGLRKAPGMPAGAHGEEWQVHGGGFYHIQKYLVAPERLPEHLTWFKWESYATWLSGFALMCIVYYVGADLYLIDQDVLELSSVQAIGISLASIVFGWLAYDGLCRSPLGRSSTGLMIVLFAILVVMSWGYTQVFSGRAAMLHLGAFTATIMTANVFAIIIPNQKKVVEVLKAGGTPDPKYGVIAKQRSTHNNYLTLPVIFLMLSNHYPLAFATPYNWLIAALVFLMGVTIRHFFNTMHQGGGKLWWTWGATAALFAGAVWLSSFPAGEVAEEQQAAMTQTQQRFAAAAGFEQVSETVLGRCSMCHAREPAWDGIIHAPKGVVLETPEQIAANAREIYLQAGHTNAMPPGNVSFMEDTERRAIIDWYKDAMAGKEQKS; from the coding sequence ATGTTCGAATATCCGATAGTGTGGGAATGGCTGTCGTTTGCGGTTCGCTGGCTGCACGTGATCACGGCCATCGCGTGGATCGGGTCCTCGTTCTATTTCATTGCGCTGGACTTGGGACTGCGCAAGGCACCTGGTATGCCGGCCGGGGCGCATGGCGAAGAATGGCAGGTGCACGGCGGCGGTTTCTATCACATCCAGAAATACCTGGTGGCGCCGGAACGGTTGCCGGAACACCTGACCTGGTTCAAGTGGGAAAGCTATGCCACCTGGCTGTCGGGCTTCGCGCTGATGTGCATTGTCTACTATGTCGGTGCAGACCTGTACCTGATCGACCAGGACGTGCTCGAACTGAGCAGTGTCCAGGCAATCGGCATTTCACTGGCGTCAATCGTGTTCGGCTGGCTGGCCTATGACGGGCTGTGCAGGTCGCCGCTGGGGCGCAGCAGCACTGGTTTGATGATCGTGCTGTTTGCTATTCTTGTGGTGATGTCGTGGGGCTATACGCAGGTTTTCTCGGGCCGTGCCGCCATGCTGCATCTGGGTGCCTTCACCGCCACCATCATGACCGCCAATGTGTTTGCGATCATTATCCCAAACCAGAAGAAGGTGGTTGAGGTGCTGAAAGCCGGCGGCACGCCGGACCCGAAATACGGCGTTATCGCCAAGCAGCGTTCAACGCACAACAATTACCTGACACTGCCGGTCATCTTTCTGATGCTGTCCAATCATTACCCGCTTGCATTCGCCACGCCGTACAACTGGCTGATCGCGGCGCTGGTGTTCCTGATGGGCGTCACCATTCGCCACTTTTTCAATACCATGCACCAGGGCGGCGGCAAGTTGTGGTGGACATGGGGAGCAACTGCTGCCCTGTTTGCCGGCGCTGTGTGGCTGTCGTCGTTTCCCGCCGGCGAAGTTGCGGAAGAACAGCAGGCCGCAATGACCCAGACCCAACAGCGCTTCGCCGCCGCAGCGGGCTTCGAGCAGGTCAGCGAAACCGTGCTGGGCCGGTGTTCCATGTGTCATGCCCGCGAACCGGCATGGGACGGAATTATTCACGCACCAAAGGGTGTGGTTCTGGAAACGCCGGAACAGATTGCGGCCAATGCCCGTGAGATCTACCTGCAGGCGGGCCATACCAACGCAATGCCGCCCGGCAATGTGTCGTTCATGGAAGACACCGAGCGCAGGGCGATAATCGACTGGTACAAGGATGCCATGGCCGGCAAGGAACAGAAATCGTGA
- a CDS encoding GlxA family transcriptional regulator, which translates to MTSNKKPLIALLAAPETSASVLYGLYDLLLSAGAVYPDMVCGEPGDEVLEVRIVSADGKPFHCIGNIPVEPHMAIGEIEQPDAIVVCDMYTSIYDVPKGRYPREIGWLKRMHEAGTLLTSVCSGSLLLAESGLLNGQQATAHWAYRDMFQRHFPKITFRNESVLCLAAEADRIVTAGGVSAWHDLTIYLIARYCGYQTAIETAKVFLISGHSEGQSPYSVMTRPMESSDGPISDCQVWIADNYASASPVEKMVERSGLNARTFSRRFRAATGFAPIEYVQALRVEEAKQMLETDQLSNDDVGAAIGYDDPASFRRVFKRGTGLSPAAYRKKFQRISQIAGSQ; encoded by the coding sequence ATGACTTCCAACAAAAAGCCGCTCATCGCATTGCTGGCCGCGCCTGAAACGTCCGCTTCGGTGCTCTACGGACTTTACGATCTCCTGCTGTCGGCAGGGGCGGTGTACCCGGATATGGTCTGTGGTGAGCCGGGCGACGAGGTGCTGGAAGTTCGCATTGTGTCTGCCGATGGCAAACCATTCCACTGCATAGGCAACATCCCGGTCGAACCGCATATGGCAATCGGTGAGATCGAGCAGCCGGACGCCATTGTCGTATGTGACATGTATACATCGATTTATGATGTACCCAAGGGCCGCTATCCGAGGGAGATCGGGTGGCTCAAGCGGATGCATGAAGCCGGCACATTGCTGACATCTGTTTGTTCCGGTTCGTTGTTGCTGGCCGAATCCGGATTGCTGAATGGCCAGCAGGCGACTGCGCACTGGGCTTACCGGGACATGTTTCAACGCCACTTCCCGAAAATCACCTTTCGCAACGAGTCCGTGCTCTGCCTTGCTGCAGAGGCCGACCGGATCGTGACGGCCGGAGGTGTCAGCGCCTGGCATGATCTCACCATCTACCTGATTGCCCGGTATTGCGGCTATCAGACCGCCATTGAGACGGCCAAGGTGTTTTTGATTAGCGGGCACTCAGAAGGCCAGTCACCCTATTCGGTAATGACACGTCCCATGGAATCCAGTGACGGGCCAATTTCCGACTGCCAGGTCTGGATCGCCGACAACTATGCATCCGCCAGCCCTGTGGAGAAGATGGTGGAACGGTCGGGGCTGAATGCACGGACTTTTTCACGGCGGTTTCGGGCGGCTACAGGCTTTGCGCCGATCGAGTATGTCCAGGCCCTCAGGGTCGAGGAGGCCAAGCAGATGCTGGAAACAGACCAGCTTTCAAATGACGACGTGGGCGCTGCGATTGGCTACGACGATCCTGCTTCCTTCAGGCGTGTTTTCAAGCGCGGCACCGGTTTATCTCCAGCGGCCTACAGGAAGAAGTTTCAGCGTATTTCCCAAATCGCTGGCTCACAATGA
- a CDS encoding N-formylglutamate amidohydrolase yields MTADVSGFDSHYVLPGDRGPGILLVCDHARSALPAAYGDLGLPASEFDRHIAYDIGVEAVVNGLSARLGLPAVLSCFSRLLIDPNRGVSDPTLIMQLSDGAVVPGNRDIDDAERNFRLSHFYRPYHDAIDAEIDAAIAEGSPPVLISVHSFTQAWKGLARPWHAGLLWEDDRRCSDLFIQALSADPNLIVGDNEPYAGGLSGDTMNMHAVRRGLPHTLLEIRQDLISDDKGVSQWIERLAGAIEAMIANGQIKPLRHREPVQQQPAGDR; encoded by the coding sequence ATGACCGCAGACGTTTCCGGATTTGACAGTCACTACGTGTTGCCGGGTGACCGCGGCCCGGGGATTCTGCTGGTTTGTGATCATGCCAGAAGTGCATTGCCCGCGGCCTATGGTGATCTCGGCCTGCCGGCATCGGAGTTTGACCGGCACATTGCTTATGACATCGGGGTCGAAGCCGTTGTAAACGGTTTGTCGGCGAGGCTGGGCCTGCCGGCAGTGCTGTCGTGTTTCTCCAGGTTGCTGATCGACCCCAACCGCGGTGTCAGTGACCCGACGCTGATCATGCAATTGTCTGACGGAGCGGTGGTGCCGGGAAACCGCGATATCGACGATGCGGAGCGGAATTTCAGACTGTCTCACTTCTACCGGCCCTATCATGACGCTATCGATGCGGAAATTGATGCAGCGATTGCAGAAGGCTCACCTCCGGTACTGATCTCGGTGCACAGCTTTACACAGGCGTGGAAAGGGTTGGCCCGTCCCTGGCATGCCGGCCTTTTGTGGGAGGATGACCGGCGCTGTTCTGATCTGTTCATTCAGGCATTGTCGGCAGATCCCAACCTGATTGTCGGAGACAACGAACCCTATGCAGGCGGGCTTTCCGGAGACACCATGAACATGCATGCAGTCAGGCGCGGGCTGCCTCATACGCTGCTGGAGATCCGTCAGGATCTGATCTCGGATGATAAGGGCGTATCACAATGGATTGAGCGGCTGGCGGGTGCTATTGAAGCGATGATTGCCAATGGCCAGATCAAGCCACTGAGGCACCGTGAACCGGTGCAGCAACAACCTGCGGGAGACAGATGA
- a CDS encoding FAD-binding protein — MDTLKSNTDASPDGIDAEVLVPGRAGFDQARSVWNAMIDRQPAMIVRCRNADDVAAAVNHARANDLPISVRAGGHNVAGHAVCDEGLMIDLSLMRKVTVDAERRIASVQGGALWRDLDAASQAHGLATPGGLISDTGVAGLTLSGGIGWLRAKHGLSIDNLVAADVITADGKLIHTSASENPDLLWALKGGGGNFGVVVRFEFALHPVGPEVMFAAPIYAVEDGPEPIRAWREFISRHSGLVGSICEFSTAGGEDFPEESWGKRVYALASVYNGDAAEGEALLQPLRELGGMVTDFSGRMNYCDVQQLFDTLMPAGEYRCYWKARYLTDLSDDMIDLAMKNALAAPSDNSISSLWNFGGATAQVASDATAFGDRSMGWMYSLDGVWPDAKDDAANMAWSREGWESAEPYGHHGRTYLNFPGHGEDGNKLTRAAFGDNYQRLVKIKAKYDPLNRFRFNQNIPPEV; from the coding sequence ATGGATACCTTGAAATCAAACACAGATGCGTCGCCGGATGGAATTGACGCCGAGGTCCTTGTGCCCGGTCGGGCAGGATTTGATCAGGCACGTTCCGTGTGGAATGCAATGATCGACAGGCAACCGGCAATGATCGTCCGCTGCCGCAACGCGGACGACGTAGCCGCTGCTGTCAATCACGCCCGGGCGAATGATTTGCCAATCTCCGTTCGCGCCGGTGGCCACAATGTTGCAGGCCATGCGGTTTGTGATGAAGGCTTGATGATAGACCTCAGCCTGATGCGCAAAGTAACCGTTGATGCAGAGCGCCGGATTGCATCGGTGCAGGGCGGCGCCCTTTGGCGGGACCTGGATGCCGCCAGCCAGGCACACGGACTGGCGACCCCTGGCGGGCTCATCTCGGATACGGGCGTTGCCGGACTGACACTGTCGGGAGGTATAGGCTGGCTGCGGGCAAAGCATGGATTGTCGATTGACAACCTGGTTGCCGCCGACGTGATAACCGCAGACGGCAAGTTGATCCACACAAGCGCCAGTGAGAACCCGGATCTGCTCTGGGCGCTCAAAGGGGGTGGCGGAAATTTCGGCGTCGTCGTCCGGTTCGAGTTCGCCTTGCACCCTGTTGGACCGGAAGTCATGTTTGCCGCACCGATTTACGCCGTCGAAGATGGTCCCGAACCAATCCGCGCCTGGCGTGAGTTCATATCGCGGCACAGTGGTCTTGTCGGATCGATCTGTGAATTTTCCACCGCCGGCGGCGAGGATTTTCCGGAAGAAAGCTGGGGCAAGCGCGTCTATGCACTGGCATCTGTCTATAACGGCGATGCCGCCGAGGGAGAAGCCCTGCTGCAACCGCTTCGCGAGCTTGGCGGAATGGTGACCGATTTTTCGGGCAGGATGAACTATTGCGATGTTCAGCAGCTCTTTGACACCCTGATGCCCGCCGGCGAGTACCGCTGTTACTGGAAGGCGCGCTATCTGACGGACTTGTCGGATGACATGATTGACCTGGCGATGAAGAACGCACTTGCAGCACCATCGGACAATTCAATTTCATCCCTGTGGAACTTTGGCGGCGCCACCGCGCAAGTGGCTTCCGATGCGACCGCTTTTGGAGATCGTTCCATGGGCTGGATGTATTCGCTGGACGGTGTCTGGCCAGATGCCAAGGACGATGCGGCCAACATGGCGTGGTCGCGGGAAGGATGGGAGAGCGCTGAGCCTTATGGCCATCACGGGCGAACCTATCTGAACTTCCCCGGCCACGGGGAGGACGGCAACAAACTGACACGCGCCGCATTCGGCGACAATTACCAGCGCCTTGTGAAAATCAAGGCCAAGTACGACCCGCTGAACCGTTTCCGGTTCAATCAGAACATTCCCCCGGAGGTCTGA
- a CDS encoding FAD-dependent oxidoreductase — MRDAASTSDEKTVVIGAGQSGFSFCARLRELGYLGDITLIGDEHHAPYQRPPLSKAYLLGDISLDRLLLRPSEFYPDQRIELKTDMRATGIEPDNKTVTFGNGTRLSYDKLILATGSTPRTLPPGLSGGLDGIYYMRSIADADAIAPEFRSGRCGLVVGGGYIGLEAAAVAARRGVKTVLIEAAERILQRVACSQTSDYFRDLHRAHGVDIRENVGLEALHGKNGSVSSATLSDGTLLDIDFVIAGIGILPNADLAAAAGLDCENGITVDATCTTSDPDILAIGDCACFPRNGVQLRLESVGNAIDQGQLAASTVMGSDEPYRAKPWFWSDQYDTKLQIAGLSTGFDSIIVRQGKEASCSHWYFAGDDLLAVDAMNDPRAYMVAKRLIEAGKSPPAHAVSDINLDLKDLLKA; from the coding sequence ATGCGCGACGCGGCATCCACATCCGATGAAAAGACAGTCGTTATCGGCGCCGGACAATCCGGTTTTTCGTTCTGCGCACGATTGCGCGAACTTGGCTATCTCGGCGACATCACCCTGATCGGTGATGAACATCATGCACCCTATCAGCGTCCTCCCCTGTCCAAGGCCTACCTGCTCGGCGACATATCGCTTGACCGCCTGTTGTTGCGGCCATCTGAGTTTTACCCCGATCAGCGCATTGAGCTGAAAACGGATATGCGGGCAACCGGGATCGAACCGGACAACAAGACTGTCACATTCGGTAATGGCACCCGCCTCAGCTACGACAAACTCATCCTGGCCACAGGCTCAACGCCGCGCACACTGCCGCCCGGCCTGTCCGGCGGCCTTGACGGCATTTACTACATGCGCTCGATTGCCGATGCTGACGCCATTGCGCCTGAATTCAGGTCCGGCCGCTGCGGACTGGTTGTCGGCGGCGGCTATATCGGGCTGGAAGCGGCAGCCGTGGCAGCCAGGCGCGGTGTGAAAACGGTCCTGATCGAGGCCGCTGAGCGCATTCTGCAACGCGTCGCCTGCAGCCAGACATCGGACTATTTCAGGGACCTGCATCGCGCGCACGGTGTCGATATCCGCGAGAACGTCGGACTTGAGGCCCTGCACGGAAAAAACGGCTCCGTATCATCTGCCACCCTGTCGGACGGGACATTGCTGGACATCGACTTCGTCATTGCCGGGATCGGCATCCTGCCAAATGCCGACCTGGCAGCAGCAGCCGGCCTTGACTGTGAGAACGGCATCACGGTCGACGCCACCTGCACCACGTCGGATCCCGACATTCTGGCCATCGGCGACTGCGCCTGCTTTCCGCGCAATGGCGTACAACTTCGCCTGGAAAGCGTCGGCAACGCCATTGACCAGGGCCAGCTGGCCGCCTCCACTGTGATGGGAAGCGACGAGCCTTATAGGGCAAAACCCTGGTTCTGGTCCGACCAGTACGACACCAAGCTGCAGATCGCCGGACTGTCGACGGGCTTTGACTCAATCATAGTGCGTCAGGGCAAAGAAGCCTCATGCTCGCACTGGTATTTCGCCGGAGATGACCTGCTGGCCGTCGACGCCATGAACGATCCACGCGCCTACATGGTGGCAAAACGGCTGATCGAAGCCGGCAAGTCACCGCCTGCCCATGCGGTTTCCGACATCAATCTTGATCTGAAGGACCTGCTGAAAGCCTAG
- a CDS encoding DUF1036 domain-containing protein produces MKRSLLLALAVAAPAFFVQPAPAHADLKLCNLTPSRVGVALGYKDQQGWASEGWWNIAANACETLLKGPLIARWYYIYAVDYDNGGSWGGNAQMCSRDKLFTIRGLKSCQERGYKQTGFFEVDTGENTDWTIRLEGAKTQPAPAATQ; encoded by the coding sequence ATGAAGCGCTCACTTCTTCTTGCCTTGGCTGTTGCTGCTCCGGCATTTTTTGTACAGCCGGCACCTGCACACGCAGACCTCAAACTTTGCAATTTGACACCCAGCCGCGTTGGCGTAGCCCTGGGCTACAAGGACCAGCAGGGTTGGGCCTCCGAAGGCTGGTGGAACATTGCCGCCAATGCCTGTGAAACGCTGCTGAAGGGCCCGCTGATCGCGCGCTGGTACTACATCTACGCGGTTGACTATGACAATGGCGGGTCCTGGGGCGGAAACGCGCAAATGTGCAGCCGTGATAAACTCTTCACAATCCGTGGTTTAAAAAGCTGTCAGGAACGCGGTTACAAGCAAACCGGTTTCTTTGAAGTGGACACCGGTGAGAACACCGATTGGACCATCAGGCTTGAAGGCGCAAAAACCCAACCGGCTCCTGCTGCAACCCAATAG
- the guaD gene encoding guanine deaminase, producing the protein MSATLLRGRTLSFRDIPQSHDDEASYVYEEDGAVVVRDGLIAASGSYEQVRARFADADVVDHRPHLILPGFIDTHLHFPQAQVIGSFGTKLLDWLNTYTFVEEQKFADPTHCERMATHFFDNLLRNGTTTAVAYCSVHKASADAFFTEAERRNLRMVGGKVMMDRNAPDALCDTPQSAYDDSKDLIAAWHGRGRALYAISPRFAITSTPTQLEMAQALAAEHPECYLQTHLSENQAEIELTLELYQSARDYLDVYEMYGLLGEKSLFGHCLHLGGRERAAMAETGSVAVFCPTSNLFLGSGLFDEDGLREHGVRTAIATDIGGGTSYSMLKTLDEAYKVLQLKNQVLNPLKSFFMMTLGNARALQLDHQIGTLEEGSEADLVVLNSQATAAMSLRMETVRTLSEELFVLQTMADDRAIADVYAAGKARHPDISDR; encoded by the coding sequence GTGAGTGCCACCTTATTGCGCGGACGCACCCTGTCGTTTCGCGACATACCGCAGTCACACGATGATGAAGCCAGCTATGTTTACGAAGAAGACGGCGCAGTTGTTGTCAGGGACGGTCTGATTGCGGCAAGCGGCAGCTATGAGCAGGTGAGGGCTCGGTTTGCCGATGCCGATGTCGTCGATCACCGGCCGCATCTGATCCTGCCGGGTTTCATCGACACGCACCTGCATTTTCCGCAAGCCCAGGTCATCGGGTCGTTCGGCACCAAGCTGCTCGACTGGCTGAATACGTACACGTTTGTCGAGGAGCAGAAATTTGCCGACCCTACGCATTGCGAGCGCATGGCCACGCATTTCTTCGACAATCTGCTGCGCAACGGGACAACCACCGCGGTTGCCTATTGTTCCGTTCACAAAGCCTCGGCGGATGCGTTTTTCACTGAAGCTGAACGCCGCAACCTGCGCATGGTCGGCGGCAAGGTGATGATGGACCGCAATGCGCCCGATGCGCTGTGCGACACACCGCAGTCGGCCTATGATGACAGCAAGGACCTGATTGCCGCCTGGCATGGCAGGGGCAGGGCGCTTTATGCCATCTCGCCGCGCTTTGCCATCACCTCCACCCCGACACAGCTGGAAATGGCCCAGGCGCTGGCCGCCGAGCATCCGGAATGTTACCTGCAGACCCACCTGTCGGAAAACCAGGCCGAGATCGAGCTGACGCTGGAATTGTACCAGTCGGCACGGGATTATCTCGATGTGTACGAGATGTATGGTCTTTTGGGCGAAAAGAGCCTGTTCGGCCACTGCCTTCACCTGGGTGGACGCGAACGCGCCGCCATGGCCGAGACCGGGTCCGTGGCGGTTTTCTGCCCCACCTCAAACCTGTTTCTCGGCAGCGGATTGTTTGATGAGGACGGTTTGCGCGAGCACGGGGTGCGCACGGCGATTGCAACCGATATCGGCGGCGGGACCAGCTATTCCATGCTGAAAACCCTGGACGAGGCATACAAGGTGCTGCAGCTGAAAAACCAGGTGCTCAATCCGCTGAAATCGTTCTTCATGATGACGCTCGGCAATGCCCGCGCGCTGCAACTTGACCATCAGATCGGCACGCTTGAAGAGGGCAGCGAAGCCGACCTCGTCGTCCTGAATTCACAGGCCACCGCCGCCATGTCCCTGCGCATGGAGACCGTGCGCACGCTTTCTGAAGAACTGTTCGTCTTGCAGACCATGGCCGATGACCGGGCCATTGCGGACGTTTATGCGGCAGGCAAGGCCAGGCATCCTGACATCTCCGACCGCTAA
- a CDS encoding RraA family protein gives MIEEPPILSINGSMKRPSSSQVEAFQGVPTGFVVDALFGSGALNRAIQPLGEGRDLNRSVAGPALTANCGPADILATLAALKFIQDGDVVVSAFAAHQGCAAAGDRVTGMMKNCGAVGFVTDGPVRDYAGIVEVGMPVWCSGLTPASPYASGPGSVGFPIQIGDQEVETGDMIIADRDGVVVVPFERIDETLANLERVREAEEELDAKVANGLKIPDSVAELLDSDRTRFHT, from the coding sequence ATGATTGAAGAGCCACCGATTTTGTCGATCAACGGCAGCATGAAACGTCCGAGCAGTAGCCAGGTCGAAGCATTCCAGGGTGTGCCCACCGGGTTCGTCGTCGATGCGCTTTTTGGATCAGGCGCGCTTAACAGGGCAATCCAGCCGCTCGGCGAAGGGCGCGACCTTAACCGTTCGGTTGCGGGGCCGGCGCTGACTGCCAATTGCGGTCCGGCAGACATCCTGGCAACGCTTGCTGCTTTGAAGTTCATACAGGACGGCGATGTGGTCGTATCCGCGTTTGCCGCACATCAGGGTTGCGCCGCGGCGGGCGACCGTGTGACCGGAATGATGAAGAACTGCGGCGCGGTGGGATTCGTTACGGATGGTCCCGTACGCGACTATGCCGGCATTGTTGAAGTGGGCATGCCGGTCTGGTGCTCGGGCCTGACCCCTGCTTCTCCCTATGCGAGCGGGCCCGGTTCAGTGGGTTTTCCCATACAGATAGGAGACCAGGAGGTAGAGACAGGCGATATGATCATCGCGGACCGCGATGGCGTTGTTGTTGTCCCCTTCGAAAGAATAGACGAAACACTGGCCAATCTTGAACGCGTCAGAGAGGCGGAGGAAGAGCTTGATGCGAAGGTGGCGAATGGTCTGAAAATTCCAGACAGCGTGGCTGAACTGCTGGATAGCGATAGAACCAGATTCCACACCTAA
- the pyk gene encoding pyruvate kinase, with protein MRRQRQAKIIATLGPASETEDMIEKLFLAGVDVFRINMSHSDHPNLKARYDIIRRVEKKHSRPIAVLVDLQGPKLRIDTFATDEVSINAGDTFILDMDETPGDETRVHLPHPEIFQAVKPGENLLLNDGRIRLEVTSASDKKIETRVIFGGILSARKGVNLPDTIIPLTPLTEKDLADLDYALTLDIDWVALSFVQQPSDVAEARAIIGDRAGIMVKVEKPSALNYLDDIIEQTDAVMVARGDLGVELPLESVPGWQKRMVRACRRAGKPVVVATQMLESMIQEPVPTRAEVSDVATALFEGADAIMLSAESAAGQWPEEAVATMDKIAQSIERDPLYANIIKNARTEPQPTSADAISNAARTVAETLNVSAIVCYTGSGSTGLRVARERPDMPVIALTPNITTGRRLAVVWGLHCMHTEDAHDLDDMVQRAVKISRDEKIAKVGDHIVITAGVPLRTPGKTNMLRVARVTAPAQ; from the coding sequence GTGAGGCGGCAAAGACAGGCGAAGATTATCGCAACCCTGGGGCCCGCGTCCGAAACCGAAGACATGATCGAGAAGCTGTTTCTCGCAGGTGTGGATGTGTTCCGCATCAATATGAGCCATTCCGATCATCCCAATCTCAAGGCCCGCTACGACATCATCCGCCGGGTCGAGAAGAAACACTCGCGCCCCATTGCCGTGCTTGTGGACCTGCAAGGCCCAAAGCTGCGCATCGACACCTTTGCCACCGATGAGGTCTCCATCAATGCGGGCGATACGTTCATTCTCGACATGGACGAGACGCCGGGCGATGAAACCCGTGTTCACCTGCCCCATCCGGAAATCTTCCAGGCAGTCAAGCCCGGTGAGAACCTGCTCCTCAATGACGGACGTATCCGGCTCGAAGTCACGTCTGCCAGTGATAAGAAAATCGAGACGCGGGTAATTTTCGGCGGCATCCTGTCGGCGCGCAAAGGGGTCAACCTGCCCGACACGATCATCCCGCTCACACCGTTGACGGAGAAAGACCTCGCTGACCTCGATTATGCCCTGACGCTGGACATCGACTGGGTCGCGCTGTCGTTCGTGCAACAGCCGTCTGACGTCGCCGAGGCTCGCGCCATTATCGGCGACAGGGCCGGCATCATGGTCAAGGTCGAGAAACCGTCGGCACTCAATTACCTGGACGACATTATCGAACAGACCGATGCCGTCATGGTGGCACGCGGCGACCTTGGTGTTGAACTGCCGCTGGAATCCGTGCCGGGCTGGCAGAAGCGCATGGTGCGGGCATGCCGCCGCGCCGGCAAGCCGGTCGTGGTGGCCACCCAGATGCTGGAAAGCATGATCCAGGAGCCTGTGCCGACCCGTGCTGAAGTATCGGACGTCGCAACCGCCCTGTTCGAAGGCGCCGACGCGATCATGCTGTCGGCTGAATCAGCCGCTGGCCAGTGGCCCGAGGAAGCTGTCGCCACGATGGACAAGATTGCGCAATCCATCGAGCGCGACCCGCTTTACGCCAACATCATCAAGAATGCCCGCACCGAACCCCAGCCGACCAGTGCCGACGCCATTTCCAATGCGGCACGCACGGTGGCTGAAACACTCAATGTGTCAGCTATCGTGTGTTACACCGGGTCAGGCTCGACCGGCCTGCGGGTGGCGCGTGAACGCCCTGACATGCCGGTCATTGCGCTGACACCCAACATTACCACCGGCCGCCGGCTGGCCGTCGTGTGGGGCCTGCACTGCATGCACACCGAAGATGCCCATGACCTGGACGACATGGTACAGCGCGCCGTCAAGATTTCACGCGATGAGAAAATCGCCAAGGTCGGCGATCACATCGTCATCACCGCAGGTGTCCCCCTGCGCACGCCGGGCAAGACCAACATGCTGCGTGTGGCCAGGGTCACCGCGCCGGCACAGTAA